The Nitrospira sp. genome includes the window ACGTCCACGGCCATCCCGTAATGGGCAGACAGAAACTGCTCCAGCTCGGACGTGAGCTCGGCCACTCGATAGGCGGCCGGACTGCCCTGCCCGCTCGAGCGAATGGTGCGAAGATCGGTGTTGTAGGCTTCGCGCAAGACCAGATTCTTGGCGGCTCGTTTGAGGTTGCGCACGCGCGAGAGTTTATCCTGGGTGTGACGCGCTTCAGTGACCTGGGTCTGAATCGTGCGATCGAGCTCAGCGAGGCGTTCCATCATCGCTGATTCCGCCTGCGCCCGATTCATGCCTGCCAGAGCATAGTACTGTCGCGCCTTTTGGTCAAACCAGATATCGAGAATCTGCACGTTCTCCAACACCTTGTCCGTCGTCACCTTGGTCACGTTGTCCAACGTCAGGCGACGCTCGGTGTTGGTTTGGCCGCGGGATTCCACCACCAAATACGATTCCCAATCCTTGGCCTGGGCCGTGATCTCGGCCTTAAAAATCCGCGAGACCGCGGCATAGGCCTGCTCTGTGGCTTGCGAGCGGGAATCGGCCTGCCCGACGCCCACCAGATACTGCGAGGCAGGATACTGCGGACTGTTTCCGTCGACCCACGCGGGGCGGGACGGTCCTCCCATCCATCCGCATCCGGCAGAGAGGATGAGCACGATGGCCAGGCAAGTTCCACTTCCACACGTAAGCCAGCGCGGCCAGGACGACGTCATAACATCTCCCGTTCAATCAGGAAGACCGTTTCTCCC containing:
- a CDS encoding LPP20 family lipoprotein, translating into MTSSWPRWLTCGSGTCLAIVLILSAGCGWMGGPSRPAWVDGNSPQYPASQYLVGVGQADSRSQATEQAYAAVSRIFKAEITAQAKDWESYLVVESRGQTNTERRLTLDNVTKVTTDKVLENVQILDIWFDQKARQYYALAGMNRAQAESAMMERLAELDRTIQTQVTEARHTQDKLSRVRNLKRAAKNLVLREAYNTDLRTIRSSGQGSPAAYRVAELTSELEQFLSAHYGMAVDVSGEQAEPLERALIEGLAQEGFSVAGQGAASATMAVELLIKGTVRVWPIEVHDPQFRYVRWCTDAVIEEVATHRVIGAVSKGGKEGHVTEREAAAKAVRVMQQEFSSDLAHSVAAHVYGETDLPVAATAPSGCPKETGAPPVAR